In Sphingomonas sp. LR60, the following are encoded in one genomic region:
- the rplQ gene encoding 50S ribosomal protein L17: MRHRVGGRKLQRTSAHRIALFRNMSAALIKHEQITTTVAKAKELRPYIEKLVTLGKKGGLSNRRLAHARLLDDAQLVKLFDVLATRYADRNGGYTRIIKAGIRASDASPMAIIEFVDRDVSAKGQDSGPVMNDDEDFDAAA; encoded by the coding sequence ATGCGCCATCGTGTAGGCGGTCGTAAGCTGCAGCGTACCTCGGCACATCGCATCGCGCTGTTCCGCAACATGTCGGCTGCGCTCATCAAGCATGAGCAGATCACCACCACCGTCGCCAAGGCGAAGGAACTGCGCCCGTACATCGAGAAGCTGGTGACGCTCGGCAAGAAGGGTGGTCTCTCGAACCGCCGTCTGGCGCACGCCCGGCTGCTCGACGACGCGCAGCTCGTCAAGCTGTTCGACGTACTCGCCACGCGCTACGCCGACCGCAACGGCGGCTACACCCGCATCATCAAGGCCGGCATCCGCGCGTCGGACGCCTCGCCGATGGCGATCATCGAGTTCGTCGATCGCGACGTCTCGGCCAAGGGTCAGGACTCAGGCCCGGTCATGAACGACGACGAGGATTTCGACGCCGCCGCCTGA